One window of the Streptomyces asoensis genome contains the following:
- a CDS encoding VOC family protein produces MAENRASVYAEGGPCWVDAQLPDVDAGKRFYGELFGWGFEEAYGSSVWARLEGAPVAALAHKTDGRMPTVWTVYFATPDAQKTARRIQHAGGQVIMAPLPVGAAGTAVLAADPEGAVFGLWQPDGHPGFGVRHRPGAFAWAQLYARDTEAANTFYGHLFHEALFGPGAEPDFGRAPVGDVFPEVMPPHFLVHFGVRDCEAALGAVSRLGGRVQAGPFTASYGIVAVVTDNQGASFALLQR; encoded by the coding sequence ATGGCCGAAAACAGGGCATCGGTGTACGCAGAGGGCGGCCCCTGCTGGGTGGACGCGCAGCTCCCCGACGTGGACGCGGGCAAGCGGTTCTACGGTGAGCTCTTCGGGTGGGGTTTCGAGGAGGCGTACGGCTCCTCGGTGTGGGCCCGGCTGGAGGGCGCGCCGGTGGCCGCGCTCGCCCACAAGACGGACGGCCGGATGCCCACCGTCTGGACGGTGTACTTCGCGACCCCGGACGCGCAGAAGACCGCCCGCCGCATCCAGCACGCCGGCGGGCAGGTCATCATGGCGCCGCTGCCGGTGGGCGCGGCGGGCACCGCCGTGCTCGCCGCCGACCCCGAGGGCGCGGTCTTCGGCCTGTGGCAGCCGGACGGCCACCCCGGCTTCGGCGTACGGCACCGGCCCGGCGCCTTCGCCTGGGCGCAGCTCTACGCCCGGGACACCGAGGCCGCCAACACCTTCTACGGTCATCTCTTCCACGAGGCGCTGTTCGGGCCGGGAGCCGAACCCGACTTCGGGCGGGCGCCGGTCGGCGATGTCTTCCCGGAGGTCATGCCGCCGCATTTCCTCGTCCACTTCGGCGTGCGGGACTGCGAGGCGGCCCTCGGCGCGGTGAGCCGGCTCGGTGGGCGGGTGCAGGCGGGTCCGTTCACCGCCTCGTACGGAATTGTGGCGGTCGTCACGGACAATCAAGGGGCGTCGTTCGCGCTTCTCCAGCGCTGA
- a CDS encoding TetR family transcriptional regulator, with the protein MRTVDGRVAGRRGQATRQKLLDCLSEMLSSSPYRDVKVIDVARKAGTSPATFYQYFPDVEGAVLEIAEQMAAEGAELTGLVEGRSWVGKAGWQTAQELVDGFLEFWRKNDAILRVVDLGAAEGDKRFYKLRMKILNSVNNSLSDAVAELQSKGKVDKDVNPGAVAGALVAMLAAVASHQKGFQTWGVKQAELKPNLALLVHLGITGKKPTK; encoded by the coding sequence GTGCGTACCGTCGACGGCCGCGTGGCCGGTCGGCGCGGGCAGGCGACGCGGCAGAAGCTGCTCGACTGCCTCAGCGAGATGCTGAGCTCCTCTCCGTACCGCGACGTCAAGGTCATCGACGTCGCCCGGAAGGCGGGCACTTCGCCAGCGACCTTCTACCAGTACTTCCCGGACGTCGAAGGCGCCGTCCTGGAGATCGCCGAACAAATGGCCGCCGAGGGCGCCGAGTTGACCGGTCTCGTCGAGGGGCGGTCCTGGGTCGGCAAGGCGGGCTGGCAGACGGCGCAGGAACTCGTGGACGGCTTCCTGGAGTTCTGGCGGAAGAACGACGCGATCCTCCGGGTCGTCGACCTCGGCGCGGCGGAGGGGGACAAGCGCTTCTACAAACTCCGCATGAAGATCCTCAACTCGGTGAACAACTCCCTGTCGGACGCGGTCGCCGAGTTGCAGTCCAAGGGCAAGGTCGACAAGGACGTGAACCCGGGCGCGGTCGCCGGCGCGCTCGTCGCCATGCTCGCGGCGGTCGCCTCGCACCAGAAGGGCTTCCAGACGTGGGGCGTCAAGCAGGCTGAACTCAAGCCGAACCTGGCCCTGTTGGTACACCTGGGCATCACCGGCAAGAAGCCGACGAAGTAG
- a CDS encoding Lrp/AsnC family transcriptional regulator, translating into MDDVDRKILAELQQDGRLTVTELAARVRLSVSPCHRRLRELERSGAISGYRAVVEPAAVGLTFEALVFVSMRQEDRDTVAEFERAVGELEHVLDAQRLFGEPDYLLRVATADLAAFQRLYDERLATLPGVQRLTSTLVMKHVVKDRPLPA; encoded by the coding sequence ATGGATGACGTGGACCGGAAGATTCTTGCCGAGCTTCAGCAGGACGGGCGGCTGACCGTGACCGAGCTGGCCGCGCGGGTGCGGCTGAGCGTCTCGCCGTGTCACCGGCGGCTGCGGGAGCTGGAGCGGTCCGGGGCGATCAGCGGCTACCGGGCGGTGGTGGAGCCGGCCGCCGTCGGGCTGACCTTCGAGGCGCTGGTCTTCGTCTCGATGCGGCAGGAGGACCGGGACACGGTCGCCGAGTTCGAGCGGGCGGTGGGCGAGCTGGAACACGTCCTGGACGCGCAGCGACTGTTCGGGGAACCCGACTATCTGCTGCGGGTGGCCACCGCCGACCTCGCGGCCTTCCAGCGGCTGTACGACGAGCGCCTCGCCACCCTGCCGGGGGTGCAGCGGCTGACGTCGACGCTGGTGATGAAGCATGTGGTGAAGGACCGGCCGCTGCCCGCCTGA
- a CDS encoding LysE family translocator → MDSGTLISFLAVDLLLVCVPGADWAYVISAGLRGRSVGAAVGGLVSGYALHTALAAAGLAVLVAGSPTLLTALTVAGAAYLVWLGWAVLRRPGTPGAGEEITAGGARVFLRGATISGLNPKGLLLYLSVLPQFLSTGDGHLPVAAQTTALGLLHMACCAAVYLTVGVLARRLLGARPAAARAVTRTSGAAMLGIGTFLLIQHTF, encoded by the coding sequence ATGGACTCGGGAACGCTGATTTCTTTCCTCGCCGTCGACCTGCTGCTGGTGTGCGTGCCGGGCGCCGACTGGGCGTACGTGATCTCCGCCGGGCTGCGCGGCCGTTCGGTGGGCGCGGCGGTGGGCGGCCTGGTGAGCGGGTACGCCCTGCACACGGCGCTGGCCGCGGCGGGCCTCGCGGTGCTGGTCGCGGGGTCGCCGACGCTGCTCACCGCACTGACGGTGGCGGGCGCGGCGTACCTGGTGTGGCTGGGGTGGGCCGTGCTGCGGCGGCCGGGGACACCGGGCGCGGGCGAGGAGATCACGGCGGGCGGCGCCCGGGTGTTCCTGCGCGGGGCCACGATCAGCGGCCTGAACCCCAAGGGCCTGCTGCTCTACCTCTCGGTCCTGCCCCAGTTCCTCTCCACGGGTGACGGGCACCTGCCGGTGGCCGCCCAGACGACCGCCCTCGGGCTGCTGCACATGGCGTGCTGCGCCGCCGTCTATCTGACGGTGGGCGTCCTGGCCCGCAGGCTGCTGGGCGCCCGCCCGGCGGCGGCACGGGCGGTGACCCGCACGTCCGGGGCGGCGATGCTGGGAATCGGCACGTTCCTGCTGATCCAGCACACCTTCTGA
- a CDS encoding nitroreductase family deazaflavin-dependent oxidoreductase, with translation MIGVRVVQKVSSTRAFAKVAPHVIPALDRAVHRLTRGKVLLSAQMLPGVILTSTGARSGLPRRAPLACMPEEGGGSWILIGSNFGRTGHPAWTGNLLAHPDAEISWKGTDLPVTAVLLTGEERAAVWKALLAFWPPYATYQARVDREIRLFRLTPRA, from the coding sequence GTGATCGGCGTCCGGGTGGTGCAGAAGGTCTCCTCGACGCGGGCCTTCGCGAAGGTCGCGCCGCATGTCATCCCCGCCCTCGACCGGGCCGTCCATCGCCTCACCAGGGGAAAGGTGCTGCTCAGCGCCCAGATGCTGCCCGGGGTGATCCTGACGTCCACCGGGGCGAGGAGCGGGCTGCCGCGTCGTGCGCCGCTGGCCTGCATGCCCGAGGAGGGCGGCGGGAGCTGGATCCTGATCGGTTCCAACTTCGGCCGCACCGGCCACCCCGCCTGGACCGGCAACCTCCTGGCCCACCCCGACGCCGAGATCAGCTGGAAGGGCACGGACCTCCCGGTGACGGCCGTGCTGCTGACGGGGGAGGAGCGGGCGGCCGTCTGGAAGGCGCTGCTGGCGTTCTGGCCGCCGTACGCGACGTACCAGGCGCGGGTGGATCGGGAGATCCGGCTGTTCCGGCTCACTCCGAGGGCGTAG
- a CDS encoding acyl-CoA dehydrogenase family protein, producing MDPGFTAEQDGIRRTLRELLHKRCGPEELRAALDTPRGHDPALWTALAEQLGLPGLALPEAYGGVGCPVTDLALAAEETGRALAPSPLLATSVLAAPLILALGTDAQRADLLPRISDGTLTAALAVPAPALATALALTGPQDGDWAGGGRAGGIQARRVQGVWRLYGEAAQVLDGHSAGALVVAAHTGGFVRSRTLLFVVAGDAVGLVRTRQTALDATRPQARVQLRDVRAELLGSEEAGVADALSRAGDFAAAFLACEAVGAADRTLERTVEYLGRREQFGRVIASFQAVQHRLADVYVQLQAARSAAYYAAWAAGDPGGRGGLDGGGGLDGGGATGGRGGPHGPGGSDRRGERVGGLALAQALEALRRAAGEGIQLHGGIGFTWEHEAHLYFKRAAGDELLFGPVHRLRAHAAEGARLFERTEVSV from the coding sequence ATGGACCCCGGCTTCACCGCCGAACAGGACGGGATCCGCCGCACATTGCGCGAACTGCTCCACAAGCGCTGCGGCCCCGAAGAGCTGCGCGCCGCCCTGGACACGCCCCGCGGCCACGATCCCGCCCTCTGGACCGCCCTCGCCGAGCAGCTCGGGCTGCCCGGCCTCGCGCTCCCCGAGGCGTACGGCGGTGTCGGCTGCCCGGTCACCGACCTCGCCCTCGCCGCCGAGGAGACCGGCCGGGCGCTCGCGCCCTCCCCGCTCCTCGCGACCTCCGTCCTCGCCGCGCCGCTGATCCTCGCCCTCGGCACCGACGCCCAGCGCGCCGACCTGCTGCCCCGGATCTCCGACGGCACCCTGACCGCCGCCCTCGCCGTGCCCGCGCCCGCCCTGGCCACCGCCCTCGCCCTGACCGGCCCCCAGGACGGCGACTGGGCCGGCGGCGGGCGCGCGGGCGGGATCCAGGCCCGGCGGGTCCAGGGCGTCTGGCGGCTGTACGGGGAGGCCGCGCAGGTGCTCGACGGGCACAGTGCCGGGGCGCTGGTGGTCGCCGCGCACACCGGGGGGTTCGTACGGTCGCGCACCCTGCTGTTCGTCGTGGCGGGGGACGCCGTCGGGCTCGTGCGCACCCGGCAGACGGCCCTGGACGCGACCCGTCCGCAGGCCCGGGTCCAACTTCGGGACGTGCGGGCCGAGTTGCTCGGGAGCGAGGAGGCGGGCGTAGCGGATGCCCTCTCCCGCGCCGGTGACTTCGCGGCCGCCTTCCTCGCCTGCGAGGCCGTCGGCGCCGCCGACCGCACGCTGGAGCGGACCGTCGAGTACCTCGGCCGACGGGAGCAGTTCGGACGCGTGATCGCCTCCTTCCAGGCGGTCCAGCACCGCCTGGCCGACGTGTACGTACAGCTCCAGGCGGCCAGGTCCGCCGCGTATTACGCCGCCTGGGCGGCGGGCGATCCGGGCGGCCGAGGCGGCCTGGACGGCGGAGGCGGCCTGGACGGCGGAGGCGCTACGGGCGGCCGAGGCGGCCCCCACGGCCCGGGTGGTTCCGACCGTCGGGGCGAGCGGGTCGGTGGGCTTGCTCTTGCGCAGGCGTTGGAGGCGCTGCGTCGGGCCGCCGGTGAGGGGATTCAGTTGCACGGTGGCATCGGCTTCACCTGGGAGCACGAGGCTCACCTGTACTTCAAGCGGGCCGCCGGCGACGAGCTGCTGTTCGGGCCCGTGCACCGGCTGCGGGCGCACGCGGCCGAGGGGGCCCGGCTCTTCGAGCGGACGGAGGTGTCGGTGTGA
- a CDS encoding thiolase C-terminal domain-containing protein → MASGIRKVAVVGVALSDCGRVDDATPYALHAQAARRALADAGLDRSRVDGFASAGLGTLAPVEVADYLGLRPTWVDSTSVGGSTWEVMAAHAADAIAAGHANAVLLAYGSTARADVKAGRRTGTFAFGGRGPLQFEVPYGHTLIAKYAMAARRHMLQYGTTIEQLAEVAVQARANAALNPDAMFRDPVTVDDVLSGPMIADPFTKLHCCLRSDGGAAVLLAAEEYVRDCRTAPVWILGTGEHVSHASMSEWDDFTVSPAAVSGRLAFERAGLRPREMDFAEIYDAFTYMTLVTLEDLGFCAKGEGGAFVEKGRLTLSGALPVNTDGGGLSAQHPGMRGLFLLVEAVRQLRGEGGERQVRAPDGGLPRLGVASGTGGWFCSSGTVVLGRD, encoded by the coding sequence ATGGCATCCGGTATCCGGAAAGTGGCCGTGGTCGGTGTCGCCCTCTCCGACTGCGGCCGAGTGGACGACGCCACCCCCTACGCCCTGCACGCCCAGGCGGCCCGGCGCGCGCTGGCGGACGCCGGGCTCGACCGGTCCCGGGTGGACGGCTTCGCGTCCGCCGGGCTCGGCACGCTGGCCCCCGTCGAGGTGGCGGACTATCTGGGCCTGCGGCCCACCTGGGTCGACTCCACCTCCGTCGGCGGTTCGACCTGGGAGGTCATGGCGGCGCACGCGGCCGACGCGATCGCCGCCGGTCACGCGAACGCGGTCCTGCTGGCGTACGGCTCGACGGCCCGCGCGGACGTGAAGGCGGGCCGCCGCACCGGCACCTTCGCCTTCGGCGGCCGCGGTCCCCTCCAGTTCGAGGTCCCCTACGGCCACACGCTGATCGCCAAGTACGCGATGGCCGCCCGCCGCCACATGCTCCAGTACGGCACGACGATCGAGCAGTTGGCGGAGGTGGCGGTGCAGGCGAGAGCGAACGCGGCTCTGAACCCCGACGCGATGTTCCGCGACCCGGTGACGGTGGACGACGTCCTGTCCGGCCCGATGATCGCCGACCCCTTCACGAAACTGCACTGCTGTCTGCGCTCGGACGGCGGCGCGGCCGTGCTTCTGGCGGCCGAGGAGTACGTACGCGACTGCCGCACGGCCCCGGTGTGGATCCTCGGGACGGGGGAGCACGTGTCGCACGCCTCGATGTCCGAGTGGGACGACTTCACGGTCTCCCCCGCCGCGGTGAGCGGTCGGCTGGCCTTCGAGCGGGCGGGGCTGCGTCCGCGGGAGATGGACTTCGCCGAGATCTACGACGCGTTCACCTACATGACGCTGGTGACCCTCGAGGACCTGGGCTTCTGCGCGAAGGGCGAGGGCGGCGCGTTCGTGGAGAAGGGGCGGCTGACCCTGTCCGGCGCCCTGCCGGTGAACACGGACGGGGGCGGGCTCTCGGCCCAGCATCCGGGCATGCGGGGGCTGTTCCTGCTGGTGGAGGCGGTACGGCAGCTGCGGGGCGAGGGCGGCGAGCGACAGGTGAGGGCGCCGGACGGGGGCTTGCCCCGGCTGGGCGTCGCCTCCGGGACCGGCGGCTGGTTCTGCTCGTCGGGGACGGTGGTCCTGGGACGGGACTGA
- a CDS encoding phosphatidate cytidylyltransferase yields MITVASLAPYLGGALALGGVAVAASRRRELLIRWCAWAVGVPLVTGAFWWGRPGAALVALAAGVIAVFEFGGLLRLGRPDRVVLAAAVAGVVLAAWLAPGQVLRVVAIGALAVAAVPLLAGDAERGLHRVGAGLLGLAWLSVLAALVPLGASALALFVAVSIADIVAYFAGRWLGGPRLSPLSPAKRWSGTLAGSVAGLGVLAVLSASSWQTAIAVAVGGPAGDLLESMVKRGAGTKDAGRWLPGSGGLLDRIDSLLVALAVLLVLS; encoded by the coding sequence GTGATCACCGTGGCCTCGCTGGCGCCCTACCTCGGTGGGGCGCTGGCGCTGGGCGGTGTCGCGGTGGCGGCGTCCCGGCGCCGTGAGCTGCTGATCAGGTGGTGCGCGTGGGCGGTCGGAGTCCCCCTGGTGACCGGTGCGTTCTGGTGGGGCCGGCCGGGCGCCGCTCTCGTCGCCCTCGCGGCCGGGGTGATCGCGGTGTTCGAGTTCGGCGGGCTGCTGCGGCTGGGTCGGCCGGACCGGGTGGTGCTGGCCGCGGCGGTGGCGGGCGTGGTGCTGGCGGCCTGGCTGGCGCCCGGGCAGGTGCTCCGGGTGGTGGCGATCGGGGCGCTCGCGGTGGCCGCGGTGCCGCTGCTGGCCGGCGACGCCGAACGCGGCCTGCACCGGGTCGGCGCCGGACTGCTCGGGCTGGCCTGGCTGAGCGTGTTGGCCGCGCTGGTGCCGCTCGGGGCGAGCGCGCTCGCGCTGTTCGTGGCGGTCTCGATCGCCGACATCGTGGCGTACTTCGCCGGGCGGTGGCTGGGCGGGCCGAGGCTGTCACCGCTGTCACCGGCCAAGCGGTGGAGCGGGACCCTGGCGGGCTCCGTGGCCGGGCTCGGGGTGCTCGCCGTGCTGTCCGCGTCGAGCTGGCAGACGGCGATCGCCGTCGCGGTCGGCGGCCCGGCCGGGGACCTGCTCGAATCCATGGTCAAAAGGGGTGCGGGGACGAAGGACGCCGGCCGTTGGCTCCCTGGCTCCGGCGGCCTCCTGGACCGGATCGACTCACTGCTCGTCGCACTGGCGGTGCTGCTGGTGCTGAGCTGA
- a CDS encoding pyridoxal phosphate-dependent aminotransferase — MGRDLQLRTATSEDLEWIHALRHRVYAQELGQHAPDPTGRLRDGLDGDNVYLVAARGAVRIGFVSLTPPWLGRYALDKYLTRDELPLLNDGDPFEVRILTVEPRWRATAAAPLLMYAALRWIASRGGRRVVAMGRTELLDMYLAAGLRPVGRTVHSGAVTFEVLTGGVTELTKVTMDRYRALLRRFESVVDWRLDMPFAPRPDGCEHGGASFTAIGADFRSLDRRHRIVAADVLDAWFPPAPGVRAALTEDPAWAARTSPPTGAEGLLAEIATARALPVETLAVGAGSSDLIFRAFGRLLTPDSRVLLMDPGYGEYAHVTERVIGCRVDRFRLRREDGWRIDPDRLSAAVGSGRYDLVVVVNPNNPTGRHAPAAELRALIAAAPARTRWWIDEAYLGYVDPAESLAGLAATDPRVVVCTSLSKMYALSGMRAAYLVAEPATAARLRRWTPPWPVSLPAQLAAVAALRDPEYYDDCWLRTHALRRRLAADLAGLDETVVVEEGVANFLNLTLPSGGPSAARLVNECRRHDVYLRDLSPLSSQYRGRTVRVAVRDTAENARIVAACRTALDALWPGPASRVAMPAGVSAAGSAAGSAR, encoded by the coding sequence ATGGGCCGTGACCTTCAGCTGCGTACCGCCACTTCGGAGGACCTCGAGTGGATCCACGCACTACGTCACCGGGTGTACGCGCAGGAGTTGGGCCAACATGCGCCGGACCCCACCGGGCGGCTCCGTGACGGGCTGGACGGCGACAACGTCTACCTGGTCGCTGCACGGGGAGCGGTCCGGATCGGCTTCGTCAGCCTGACCCCGCCCTGGCTGGGGCGGTACGCGCTGGACAAGTACCTGACCCGCGACGAGCTGCCGCTGCTGAACGACGGCGACCCGTTCGAGGTGCGCATCCTCACCGTCGAGCCGCGCTGGCGGGCCACCGCGGCGGCGCCGCTGCTGATGTACGCGGCCCTGCGCTGGATCGCCTCCAGGGGCGGCCGCCGGGTGGTGGCGATGGGACGCACCGAACTGCTCGACATGTACCTGGCCGCCGGGCTGCGCCCGGTCGGCCGTACCGTCCACAGCGGTGCGGTCACGTTCGAGGTGCTGACCGGCGGTGTGACCGAGCTGACGAAGGTCACGATGGACCGCTACCGCGCCTTGCTGAGACGTTTCGAGTCCGTGGTGGACTGGCGGCTGGACATGCCGTTCGCCCCCCGGCCGGACGGCTGCGAACACGGCGGAGCCTCGTTCACCGCCATCGGCGCGGACTTCCGCAGCCTGGACCGGCGCCATCGGATCGTCGCGGCCGATGTGCTGGACGCCTGGTTCCCGCCCGCCCCGGGGGTGCGGGCGGCGCTTACGGAGGATCCGGCCTGGGCCGCCCGGACCTCGCCGCCGACCGGCGCCGAGGGACTGCTGGCGGAGATCGCCACGGCCCGCGCGCTGCCGGTGGAGACCCTCGCCGTCGGCGCCGGTTCGTCCGACCTGATCTTCAGGGCGTTCGGCCGCCTGCTGACCCCGGACAGCAGGGTGCTGCTCATGGACCCGGGCTACGGCGAGTACGCCCATGTCACGGAGCGGGTGATCGGCTGCCGGGTGGACCGGTTCCGGCTGCGCCGCGAGGACGGCTGGCGGATCGACCCGGACCGGCTGTCCGCCGCCGTCGGGTCCGGCCGCTACGACCTCGTGGTGGTGGTCAACCCGAACAACCCGACCGGACGCCACGCGCCGGCCGCCGAACTGCGCGCGCTGATCGCCGCCGCGCCGGCCCGGACCCGCTGGTGGATCGACGAGGCCTACCTGGGCTATGTCGACCCGGCCGAGTCGCTCGCCGGTCTCGCCGCGACGGACCCCCGGGTGGTGGTCTGCACGTCGCTGTCCAAGATGTACGCGCTGTCCGGGATGCGGGCCGCCTATCTGGTGGCCGAGCCGGCCACCGCGGCGCGGCTGCGCCGGTGGACACCGCCGTGGCCCGTCAGCCTCCCGGCGCAGCTCGCCGCGGTGGCGGCCCTGCGCGACCCGGAGTACTACGACGACTGTTGGCTGCGCACCCATGCGCTGCGCCGGCGGCTGGCCGCCGACCTGGCCGGGCTGGACGAGACCGTGGTGGTCGAGGAAGGCGTCGCGAACTTCCTCAACCTGACCCTGCCGTCCGGCGGGCCGAGTGCCGCCCGCCTGGTGAACGAGTGCCGCCGCCACGACGTGTACCTGCGCGACCTGTCGCCGTTGTCGTCGCAGTACCGGGGACGCACGGTGCGGGTCGCGGTCAGGGACACCGCCGAGAACGCCCGCATCGTGGCCGCGTGCCGGACCGCCCTCGACGCGCTGTGGCCGGGCCCGGCCTCGCGTGTCGCGATGCCCGCGGGTGTTTCCGCCGCCGGATCCGCTGCCGGATCCGCCCGGTGA
- a CDS encoding expansin EXLX1 family cellulose-binding protein, whose amino-acid sequence MASSSHRRPRPERRTRRVPVVTVVAVAAVALVVSLVVAFRPDGGTDTGADGGARTVEPAAGAGVSGSPTATGTTGSPSPKPKPSTASPSATAGRTTTPAATATGASGSSGGRSAAPAARTASGAAPSAGRIAPGTSYRGVATSYDAGDGNGACSYGPTSDVMTAAMNTADYETSKACGAYVLVRAGSGASITVRITNECPAPCEAGQLDLSRQAFAKLAPLSAGRITVTWSLLSPATSDTISIRYKTGSTQYWCGIQAIGHRNPLARLEVRTSAGWTRLARTDYNYFLSEQGTGCGGALRLTDIYGEQLTVEGIAVRADVVQSTRVQFARH is encoded by the coding sequence GTGGCATCCTCCTCACACCGCCGGCCCCGCCCCGAGAGACGCACGCGTCGCGTTCCCGTCGTCACGGTGGTCGCCGTGGCGGCCGTCGCGCTCGTCGTGTCCCTGGTCGTGGCCTTCCGTCCCGACGGCGGGACCGATACCGGGGCCGACGGCGGGGCCCGCACGGTCGAGCCCGCCGCCGGGGCCGGGGTGAGCGGTTCGCCGACGGCGACCGGGACCACCGGGTCACCGTCGCCGAAGCCGAAGCCGTCCACGGCGTCCCCGAGCGCGACGGCCGGCCGGACGACCACGCCCGCCGCCACCGCGACCGGCGCGTCCGGCTCGTCGGGCGGGCGCTCGGCCGCGCCCGCCGCGCGGACCGCGTCCGGCGCGGCACCGTCGGCGGGGCGGATCGCGCCCGGGACCTCCTACCGGGGCGTCGCCACCTCGTACGACGCCGGAGACGGCAACGGCGCCTGCTCCTACGGCCCGACCTCCGACGTCATGACCGCGGCGATGAACACCGCCGACTACGAGACGTCCAAGGCGTGCGGCGCGTACGTCCTCGTCCGGGCCGGGAGCGGAGCGTCGATCACGGTCCGGATCACCAACGAGTGCCCGGCGCCCTGCGAGGCCGGCCAACTCGACCTCAGCCGACAGGCCTTCGCCAAGCTGGCCCCGCTCTCGGCGGGCCGGATCACGGTCACGTGGAGCCTGCTGAGCCCCGCCACGTCCGACACGATCTCGATCCGCTACAAGACCGGTTCCACCCAGTACTGGTGCGGCATCCAGGCGATCGGCCACCGCAACCCGCTGGCCCGGCTGGAGGTCCGCACGAGCGCCGGCTGGACCCGTCTGGCGCGCACCGACTACAACTACTTCCTCTCCGAGCAGGGCACCGGCTGCGGCGGCGCGCTCCGGCTCACCGACATCTACGGGGAGCAGCTGACGGTCGAGGGCATCGCCGTCCGGGCGGACGTGGTGCAGTCGACGCGGGTCCAGTTCGCCCGGCACTGA
- a CDS encoding pyridoxine/pyridoxamine 5'-phosphate oxidase, with protein sequence MAKDLHELLRSLRVWEPEVTALPPFAPEAAPAEPLSLFTDWFAEAVAAGEREPHTMTLATVGEDGLPDARIVMLHGADADGWAFATHATSRKGRQLAARPYAALTFYWPVLGRQVRVRGPVTSAPSEEAQADLHARSTGALAAALTGRQSEVLASTEELTSASEAAWQHAQAHPTAKSPTWTLYRLRPDEVEFFQGDSARRHARLRYHRSDGSWSREQLWP encoded by the coding sequence ATGGCCAAGGATCTTCATGAGCTGCTGAGGTCGCTGCGGGTGTGGGAACCGGAGGTGACCGCGCTACCGCCCTTCGCCCCGGAGGCGGCGCCCGCCGAGCCGCTGTCCCTCTTCACGGACTGGTTCGCCGAGGCGGTGGCGGCGGGCGAGCGGGAGCCGCACACGATGACCCTCGCCACCGTCGGCGAGGACGGCCTTCCGGACGCCCGCATCGTGATGCTGCACGGCGCCGACGCGGACGGCTGGGCCTTCGCGACACACGCCACCAGCCGGAAGGGCCGCCAGCTCGCCGCCCGCCCGTACGCGGCCCTCACCTTCTACTGGCCGGTGCTGGGCCGCCAGGTCCGGGTACGCGGCCCGGTCACCTCCGCCCCGTCCGAGGAGGCCCAGGCCGACCTGCACGCCCGCTCGACAGGCGCCCTGGCCGCCGCCCTCACCGGACGACAGAGCGAGGTCCTGGCCTCGACGGAGGAACTGACGAGCGCGTCGGAGGCGGCCTGGCAACACGCCCAAGCCCACCCGACAGCCAAGTCCCCGACCTGGACCCTGTACCGACTGCGCCCGGACGAGGTGGAGTTCTTCCAGGGGGACAGCGCCCGCCGTCATGCCCGGCTGAGATACCACCGGTCGGACGGGTCCTGGTCCAGGGAACAGCTGTGGCCCTGA
- a CDS encoding GNAT family N-acetyltransferase — protein MTDIREPHPAPLAPGLHGHGLALRPWDPESATDVEAWLRGHVDPEFVRWNTPLRTITDTAGARLSLAGKSADGAAGRAMAFCVTDAADGTILGQVGVNMIDRVLSFARVGYWILPEARGRHVATRSLLLAARWAFTEVGLHRLELGHALGHDASCRIAERCGFRCEGTLRGAMWESGRRDAFRDVHLHGRLATDPEPEWPRA, from the coding sequence ATGACCGACATACGCGAGCCGCACCCGGCCCCTCTCGCCCCCGGTCTGCACGGCCATGGCCTGGCCCTGCGGCCCTGGGACCCGGAGTCCGCCACCGACGTGGAGGCCTGGCTGCGCGGGCACGTCGACCCGGAGTTCGTGCGCTGGAACACCCCGCTGCGGACGATCACCGACACCGCCGGCGCCCGGCTCTCCCTGGCGGGCAAGAGCGCGGACGGGGCCGCCGGGCGTGCCATGGCGTTCTGTGTCACGGACGCGGCCGACGGCACGATCCTCGGGCAGGTCGGAGTCAACATGATCGACCGCGTGCTGAGCTTCGCCAGAGTCGGCTACTGGATCCTGCCGGAGGCGCGGGGCCGGCACGTCGCCACCCGCTCCCTGCTGCTCGCGGCCCGGTGGGCGTTCACCGAGGTCGGTCTGCACCGGCTGGAGCTGGGCCACGCGCTCGGTCACGACGCCTCCTGCCGGATCGCCGAACGCTGCGGCTTCCGGTGCGAGGGGACCCTGCGCGGGGCGATGTGGGAATCGGGCCGCCGGGACGCCTTCCGGGACGTCCACCTGCACGGCCGACTGGCCACGGACCCGGAGCCGGAGTGGCCTCGGGCTTGA